A genomic stretch from Gemmatimonadaceae bacterium includes:
- a CDS encoding amino acid permease: protein MKAGFRRGEPRAVVSLHEAVAIIVGIVIGAGIFKSPSLVAGMTGTAGWMFAAWALGGLVSLIGALCYAELATTYPNVGGDYHFLHRAYGRAVSFTFAWARFSVITTGSIALLAFVFGDYVSEILPLGARGPALYAAAAITILTWVNLRGIKPSTGAQTVFTVFEVGGLMLIVISGLFLLGSPTGVAEAPAENTSSAPSLRGFGMAMVFVLLTYGGWNEAVYINAELKDRRRNMVRALVISIVAITALYLLVTWAYWRGLGIEGMARSEAIAADLLRVAFGNTSGTLIAVMVAIAALTSINATMIVGARTNFAVGRDWQVLSRVGEWDESRGTPVAAVLLQGAAALVLVAIGAVTGGGFKAMVEFTAPVFWLFFLLAGVSLFVLRRREPNVERPFRVPLYPLLPMIFVTVCAYMLWSSLSYVYSQELGGLNAAWIGVGVLVVGGGLLLLVRGSTPSSPDVEPAPSAAAEA from the coding sequence GTGAAGGCTGGATTTCGGCGGGGCGAGCCGCGCGCTGTGGTCAGCCTCCACGAAGCCGTTGCGATCATCGTCGGCATCGTCATCGGTGCGGGCATCTTCAAGTCACCGTCATTGGTGGCCGGCATGACCGGAACCGCAGGGTGGATGTTTGCGGCGTGGGCACTTGGAGGCCTGGTGTCCCTTATCGGTGCGCTGTGTTACGCCGAGCTTGCGACCACATATCCGAATGTCGGCGGTGACTATCACTTCCTCCACCGTGCTTATGGCCGGGCGGTGTCATTCACCTTCGCCTGGGCGCGGTTCTCCGTCATCACCACCGGCTCGATCGCACTGCTTGCGTTCGTTTTCGGCGATTACGTGTCGGAAATTCTGCCGCTGGGTGCGCGCGGTCCGGCACTGTACGCGGCCGCGGCCATAACGATCCTTACATGGGTCAATCTTCGCGGCATCAAGCCGAGCACCGGCGCTCAGACCGTGTTCACGGTCTTCGAGGTAGGCGGGCTTATGCTGATCGTCATCAGCGGCCTTTTCCTTCTCGGGAGCCCCACCGGTGTAGCGGAGGCACCCGCCGAGAACACTTCGTCTGCGCCTTCGCTCCGCGGGTTCGGGATGGCGATGGTATTCGTGCTCCTCACCTACGGCGGCTGGAACGAGGCCGTTTACATCAATGCGGAGCTGAAGGACAGGCGCCGTAACATGGTGCGGGCGCTTGTGATTTCGATCGTCGCGATCACCGCGCTTTATCTACTGGTGACCTGGGCGTACTGGCGAGGACTCGGCATCGAAGGCATGGCCAGGTCCGAAGCGATCGCGGCCGATCTGCTGCGCGTCGCGTTCGGTAACACGAGTGGGACGCTTATCGCGGTCATGGTGGCGATCGCCGCACTTACCTCGATCAACGCGACCATGATCGTCGGCGCACGCACCAATTTCGCGGTCGGGCGTGACTGGCAAGTGCTGAGCAGAGTCGGCGAGTGGGACGAGTCGCGTGGGACGCCGGTAGCCGCGGTGCTTCTGCAGGGTGCTGCGGCGTTGGTGTTGGTAGCAATCGGCGCGGTCACCGGCGGGGGGTTTAAAGCGATGGTCGAATTCACCGCCCCGGTGTTCTGGTTGTTCTTCCTGCTGGCGGGAGTATCGCTGTTCGTGCTGCGCAGGCGCGAGCCGAATGTCGAGCGACCCTTCAGGGTTCCGCTTTATCCTCTGTTGCCGATGATCTTTGTCACTGTTTGCGCCTACATGCTTTGGTCCAGCCTCTCATACGTCTACAGCCAGGAGTTGGGGGGGCTCAACGCCGCGTGGATCGGAGTCGGCGTCCTCGTAGTTGGCGGCGGGCTGTTATTACTCGTGCGCGGCTCGACGCCCTCTTCGCCCGACGTCGAGCCGGCTCCATCGGCAGCCGCCGAGGCGTAG
- a CDS encoding methyltransferase domain-containing protein, with protein sequence MHRGHLRPATVAVIVSLFGAGACARTADPANPVAESKPLAIPEVTAAAQPPTTQPAEATSPAPSAGAGTQAPTQPAEATKTDGFKPSVGQAGKDVVWVPTPQSLVDRMLEMAKLTRNDIHFDLGSGDGRMVITAAKRGARSTGVEYNPDMVALSKRLAQQEGIGEKARFVEGDIFKTDFSNATVLTLFLLADLNVKLRPTFLAMKPGTRVVSNTFKMGDWEPDETQVVAEKDGCTGYCTAHLWIVPAKVGGKWRLPDGELQLTQTFQRVSGTLGSNKVEGSLRGDQISFAAGNAKYTGRVKGKTVTGSVTRGSSTRPFTATRVGS encoded by the coding sequence ATGCATCGCGGTCATCTTCGCCCCGCTACGGTTGCCGTCATTGTCTCACTTTTCGGTGCCGGTGCGTGCGCGCGGACTGCCGACCCGGCAAACCCGGTTGCGGAATCCAAGCCGCTTGCGATACCGGAGGTTACAGCTGCGGCTCAGCCGCCGACGACTCAGCCAGCCGAGGCAACCAGCCCGGCTCCATCTGCGGGCGCTGGGACACAGGCGCCGACTCAGCCAGCCGAGGCAACCAAAACCGATGGTTTCAAGCCGAGTGTTGGACAGGCAGGCAAAGATGTCGTGTGGGTGCCGACGCCCCAGTCACTCGTGGACAGAATGCTCGAGATGGCCAAGCTCACCCGGAACGACATTCATTTCGATCTTGGGTCGGGCGACGGCCGGATGGTGATCACAGCGGCCAAGCGCGGCGCAAGATCGACCGGCGTGGAATACAACCCGGACATGGTGGCGCTGTCGAAGCGCCTTGCCCAGCAGGAAGGCATCGGCGAGAAGGCGAGGTTTGTCGAGGGCGACATTTTCAAGACGGATTTCTCGAACGCCACAGTCCTCACCCTGTTCCTCCTGGCTGACCTGAACGTGAAGCTGCGGCCGACCTTTCTCGCAATGAAGCCCGGCACGCGTGTAGTCTCGAACACATTCAAAATGGGAGACTGGGAGCCGGATGAAACCCAAGTCGTCGCCGAGAAAGACGGCTGCACGGGCTACTGCACCGCTCATCTCTGGATCGTGCCGGCGAAAGTCGGAGGCAAGTGGAGGCTGCCCGATGGTGAGCTGCAGTTGACGCAAACGTTCCAACGCGTCTCCGGCACGCTGGGCTCGAATAAGGTCGAAGGCAGCCTTCGCGGTGACCAGATCTCCTTCGCCGCCGGCAACGCCAAGTACACCGGCAGAGTGAAGGGGAAGACGGTGACAGGCAGCGTTACGCGTGGCTCGAGCACGAGACCGTTCACCGCCACGCGCGTGGGCTCGTAG
- a CDS encoding protein kinase yields the protein MTEVLDRLISLLSDRYRIERELGQGGMATVYLAEDIRHGRNVAVKVVHPDLAAVLGSDRFLAEIRTTANLQHPHILPLYDSGQIEGQLFYVMPYVKGESLRDRLDRERQLPIEDAMRITRQVASALEYAHRQGVVHRDVKPENVLLQEGQALVADFGIALAVSQAGTSRLTQTGLSLGTPSYMSPEQATGERSIDARSDIYSLGVMLYEMLAGQPPFTGANAQAVVAKVLTEKPPAVTASRGSVPRHITLAIDKALAKLPADRFTTAAEFAAAIENPRFTTEAGEVETATAGSVRNWRRVSVALAGVSALLLLAAAWGVSGRRSATALKIYDVGLEDAGPIAFNGTSLTISPNGDFVIYSGGEESARPRLWYRSLVDATTRPIEGTEGGLEPRISPDGKVVAFLDYPRIRVMPVAGGTTRVVAEVRDPVSIEWGSPTRLYIDDDDGNTLRWIDAEVGQTSSARIPYCVDARWLPTTEEVLCGGGGRKYAMIANPKTDRYRVVNTATADREAGFDIVAGSDFRVVDDKYVVFMSVEGDIAAAKFDARAARIGRPVRLVQGVRREAYRGTGQFDIADNGTLVYALGANAEIGPIVRASAGSPPEPLPVPPAAFLRYRLSPDERRLAAVVQASGNQELRIYNLRDGRSHVWLSHQSIGEPVWSPRGDRIATALLTDRGERTMAETRVIIGSPDATSAPDTIFSGDGGFEPTSWPNDSLIIAQDWSGSIALGVNPGTRPVRIDSLVRDAVFPSLSPGGRLLAYSSKRSAEVVLTPYPSRDRRVVVSRDGGEAQWLSPGRLNFRSGLSWMEVDVNPVTGELAGPARRWLTDARFSDTPGWSQHPTRDGGLIYVQGPARTGASYLRVVPNWVAAMKRAVDDAAEGGSGSK from the coding sequence GTGACGGAAGTCCTTGACCGCCTGATATCCCTTCTCTCCGACCGCTACCGCATCGAGCGCGAGCTTGGTCAGGGCGGCATGGCGACGGTGTATCTCGCCGAAGACATCAGGCACGGCCGGAACGTCGCGGTAAAGGTGGTTCATCCTGATCTCGCCGCCGTTCTCGGAAGCGACCGTTTTCTCGCGGAGATCCGCACGACGGCGAATCTCCAACATCCGCACATCCTTCCGCTTTACGATTCGGGACAGATAGAGGGACAGCTCTTCTACGTCATGCCGTACGTGAAAGGCGAAAGTCTTCGCGACCGGCTCGATCGTGAGAGACAACTTCCCATCGAGGATGCGATGCGCATCACCCGTCAGGTCGCGAGCGCTCTCGAATACGCTCACCGCCAGGGAGTCGTGCACCGCGACGTGAAGCCGGAAAACGTTCTCCTCCAGGAAGGACAGGCACTCGTCGCCGATTTCGGGATCGCGCTCGCGGTGAGTCAAGCCGGAACCAGCCGGCTCACGCAGACGGGCCTGTCGCTCGGAACACCCTCATACATGAGTCCCGAGCAAGCTACCGGCGAGAGATCGATCGACGCGCGCTCCGACATCTACTCGCTCGGCGTGATGCTCTACGAGATGCTGGCTGGACAGCCTCCCTTCACCGGCGCAAACGCGCAGGCGGTGGTGGCGAAGGTGCTCACCGAGAAGCCGCCCGCTGTAACCGCCAGCCGCGGCAGCGTTCCGCGGCACATCACGCTCGCGATCGACAAGGCGCTGGCGAAGCTGCCCGCCGACCGGTTCACGACTGCCGCCGAGTTTGCGGCGGCGATAGAGAATCCACGATTCACGACAGAAGCGGGTGAGGTCGAAACGGCCACGGCTGGATCTGTCAGGAACTGGAGACGCGTCAGTGTCGCGCTGGCCGGCGTCTCGGCGTTGCTTCTGCTCGCCGCCGCATGGGGTGTGTCTGGAAGGCGCTCGGCCACCGCTCTCAAGATTTACGATGTCGGACTCGAGGACGCCGGACCGATAGCGTTCAACGGGACGAGCCTCACTATATCGCCGAACGGCGACTTTGTCATCTACAGCGGCGGCGAGGAGTCGGCGCGTCCCCGCTTGTGGTATCGCAGCCTGGTGGACGCTACCACCCGTCCGATCGAAGGAACCGAGGGTGGATTGGAGCCGCGCATCTCGCCCGACGGCAAGGTCGTCGCGTTCCTGGACTATCCGCGTATCAGGGTCATGCCTGTCGCCGGCGGTACGACACGTGTCGTCGCAGAAGTTCGAGATCCCGTCAGCATCGAGTGGGGCTCGCCTACGCGTCTCTACATCGATGACGACGACGGAAATACGCTCCGCTGGATCGATGCCGAGGTCGGTCAGACGTCGTCCGCACGCATCCCATACTGTGTGGACGCGCGCTGGCTGCCGACGACGGAGGAGGTGCTTTGCGGCGGAGGCGGCCGCAAGTACGCGATGATCGCAAATCCGAAGACTGACCGGTACCGGGTAGTCAACACCGCAACTGCTGACCGCGAGGCCGGGTTCGACATCGTCGCCGGCTCTGACTTCCGAGTGGTAGACGACAAGTACGTCGTCTTCATGTCGGTGGAAGGTGACATCGCGGCAGCGAAGTTCGACGCGCGAGCTGCGCGAATCGGGCGTCCAGTGCGCCTCGTTCAAGGCGTGAGGCGTGAGGCCTACCGCGGTACCGGTCAGTTCGACATCGCCGACAACGGGACGCTCGTTTACGCACTCGGCGCCAACGCGGAGATCGGCCCGATTGTGCGCGCGAGTGCCGGTTCGCCGCCGGAGCCGCTGCCGGTACCGCCGGCCGCGTTTCTGCGCTACCGCCTGAGCCCCGACGAGAGGCGGCTGGCCGCAGTCGTCCAGGCCTCCGGAAACCAGGAGCTCCGCATTTACAATCTTCGCGACGGCCGCAGTCATGTGTGGCTCTCGCACCAGAGTATAGGCGAACCGGTGTGGAGCCCGCGCGGCGACCGTATCGCCACCGCACTCCTCACAGATCGCGGCGAGCGAACGATGGCAGAGACGCGCGTGATAATCGGATCACCAGACGCGACGAGTGCGCCCGATACCATCTTCAGCGGCGACGGTGGCTTCGAGCCCACGAGCTGGCCGAACGATTCGCTGATCATCGCGCAGGACTGGAGCGGCTCGATAGCACTGGGAGTGAATCCGGGAACGCGTCCTGTTCGCATCGACTCACTGGTCAGGGACGCTGTTTTTCCGTCGCTTTCGCCTGGTGGGCGGCTGCTTGCCTACTCCTCGAAAAGATCGGCGGAAGTGGTGCTGACTCCGTACCCGTCGCGGGACCGCCGCGTCGTGGTGAGTCGCGACGGAGGCGAGGCTCAATGGCTCTCACCCGGCCGCCTCAATTTCCGCTCCGGGTTGAGCTGGATGGAGGTAGATGTGAATCCGGTCACCGGGGAGCTCGCCGGTCCCGCGCGGCGGTGGCTCACTGACGCGCGATTCAGCGATACGCCCGGGTGGTCGCAGCATCCCACGCGCGACGGAGGATTGATTTACGTACAGGGGCCAGCCAGGACAGGCGCGTCTTATCTTCGCGTCGTGCCGAACTGGGTGGCTGCAATGAAGCGGGCAGTGGACGACGCCGCTGAGGGTGGAAGCGGGTCGAAATGA